From the genome of Leucoraja erinacea ecotype New England chromosome 24, Leri_hhj_1, whole genome shotgun sequence:
TGGCAGGAGATATGTTATGGAGACAAACAACAAGGCAACAgcctcaacttgtccatgccaaccaagatatccGATGCAAACTAGTTTCTTTCACCTGTACCTggaccctatccctctaaacctctcctgtctaaacctttcctatagaCATCGAAGAGCTTTTCGACAATGTTCCTTGCTCAATTTTCCCATGTTTTATAATGATTCTCAGCTATCACCTGGTCAGCTCAAACACTTAATTTTGCATTGCAAATGATTTCAAAAAGTTAAGTAATAAGCTTAGAATTTATCTCAATTTGTAAAAAACTGTACTGGAAAAGCTAAAATTAGAAAACTGGTACAGGCTCTACTGTCTGAAAGAATTGCAATTCCACAGGTGGAATATGATAAATATTTTATAGATGTGTCACAAACGGTGGTTGTAACTGTGTTGAATTGAAGGAATTGTTGAATAAAGTCTCCAAATATCTTGTCACAATTCAATCATTTTTCCCCATGTGCGCTTTTATCTGCTTTCAAATCCAGGCAATGGTTTCTACTGGCTTCTATGTTCAAAGGATTTGCCACATCAAAAGGACTTTCGGAAGTTCTGGAACACTGTTCCTGGATTGATTGCAGCAAAACTTATCTTCGTGCATCGATGTATTGGAGAATAGACAATGGAGTATGTTGCTGTTTGCAGACCCCACTAACCCATTCTACATCAACCACCCGAGGCCCACAAATTGGAACACACTTTATTTAGTGAGTTAAAAACTCAAACAATTTGCAAAATTGTTCAAAAGCAAAtatgtttaagtttaggtttattattgtcacatgtgccgaggtacagtaaaaagcttttgatttgcttgctatccaatcagatcaaatgATACTATcagtgaagatagacccaaaaagctggagtaactcaacgaggcaggcagcatctctggagaaaaggaataggtgatgtttagggttgagacctgGTTCAtcccgaagtgtcacctattccttttctccaggacccgttgagttactccagctttttgtgcctatcagcagtttaaaccagcatctgcatttccttcctacacatatactatacatgaatacaatcgtcaaactcatcTACAATTGAATttatctcaacctgaaaagtcacccatcgtttttgccagagatgctgcctgacccgctgagttactccagcactttgtgtctatcttcaactagtttaaattagtttagtttattgtcacatgtaccaaggtacagtgaaaagcttgtgttgcatgctatccagtcagcggagagactatacatgattacaatgaagcctATAGGATACATTCAGGATAaagggattaacgtttagtgcaacataaactcctgtaaagtctgattaaagatagtcccaagGGTTTAAATGAgctagatggtagatcaggaccgctctctagttggtgagaggatggttcagttccctgatgCATCCTTGTTAGTGTGGTTTGGCACTGCAGTAAAGGTGTTGGCAGGTGGATCCTAATAGGGACATCGACGTCGGACACCTTTCCGTCCAGATCTCAGAAATGATTCTCAGCTCCTAAACTTACGGTCcccaaaagacacagaacagcacagcacaaaaacaggcccttcaacccacaatgtctgtgacaaacatgatgccaagttatgctaatctctgcctgtacgtgatccatatacctccattccctgcatatccatgtgcctatccaaaagcctcttaaacaccatgatcatatctgcctccatggcAGCTGGACACCTATAGTGTGCAGGCTTCCTGAAGGAAAGGTGGAGCGGTAAATAGTCTGTAATTGTGTCGGTTTGTACTTCCAGTCCCAGAACCAGAACCTACCTCACCCTAACCCAATGCTTGTGCTATGCTGCATGACCGCTGGGCCAAACATAACATTGCTTTCCCATTTATTACATTCTTTGAAAAGTGTGACTTAGTTTGATCACAGACCGAGTGCATCAGGAAGTGGGTGCGGGACTGGGACTGGCCACAGGTGAACAGAATGTCCCTCAACGTCACTGTCCCAGGTATTATGCCATAGGTTGCCAGGTCTGGTGTGGTGCAAAGGCCGAAAACAGAGATGTAACGCTAAGGCTCTAAAAGGCCCtgttcaggccacatttggagtactgtgagcaaatctgggccccatgtctgaggaaggatgtgctggctctggagagggtccagaggaggtttacaagaatgattccaggaatgagtgggtcagcatatgatgagcgtttgacagcattgggcctgtactcgctcgaGTATACAAGGTTgaaaggggacctcattgaaacttacagaataatgaaaggcatagatagagtggatgtggaaaggatgtttccactggtgggagagttcaggatcagaggtcacagtctcataattacagggcattcttttagaaaggaggtgagcaggaacttctttagtcagagggtagttaatctgtcatGGAgtgctgtggatatttttaaagcatagatagtcaaattcttcattagaatgggaatcaagggttatatggagaatgcaggaaaatgggattaggaggtcagagatcagccatgattgaatggtggagtagactcaatgggccgataaACTTGTGAatgtgaaaatgctggagaaactcaagtgggtcaggcagcatctatggagaggatgggcaaacaacgtttcaggtcaggacccttcttccgattcaGAGAAGGAGTATTTCATATACCATGTTCACAACTCTTCTttcagggtagacacaaaatgctggagtaactcagcgggtcaggctgcatctctggagaaaaggaataggtagcatttcaggtcgagacccttcttcagactgagtcaggggagagggaaactagagatatgaatagttacaaagaacaaatgaatgagagatatgcaaaaggataaatcaaagccagcaacgatgctCAAgggaaagtggagcccacaatggtccattgaagGCTGTGGAGAAGGGGATAATGAGTgaatgcaaacagtgaaacttagcaggacgacagtgaaactagtaggatgacgagggtgggggaaggacgaagagagaggaaatgcaaagattccttgaagttagagaaatctatattcataccattaggttgcaagctgcccaagtgactGCCCCTGatcagttgaagaagggtttcggcccgaaacgttgcctatttccttcgctccatagatgctgctgcacccgctgagtttctcaagcttttctgtgtaacccaagtgaaatatgaggtgctcttcctccattttgcatttggcatcactctaacagtggaggagcAGTCCTTTCGTATATGTGTTGGCATCAATGTTCAAGGAACGAGGTTAGGATTTATTCATTGTTGACACAGTAAAAGTGTTTGTAAAATGTCTGGCGTATCACCTGGTGTTTTTCCAGCTGCTGTTGAAGGCAAATTCCCACAGAAACACACGGCAGTCACCCAATAGAAGTTGataaagaggtaacaaaaagtgGATTTACCTTGGCGTAGGAGAGCGAACTGTTAGTTTTGCAAGTGGTTGTTGAAACTGCTTATCGGCAGTGCAACGCTGTGGCAGACTCCACTTAATAGCTAAACACAGAAGGGCATTCTCACGATAGGGTGCATAATAAGCCTCCTTATCATATGTAAATAAAGCAATAGTATTGAAATATCTGAACAtacataaaacaataaaattaagaaCAAAATGTGCACAGTTCCCAACCATATCTCTTCTCACAAAACTGGCTCGGACACGCTTCCTATCTGTGGTAGACTAGTCATGTCCAATAACTGCAAAGTGATTAAAGTGGCCAAGTTCAATCATTAATTTGCCTGCAGCCTATTGAATAGCTATAAAAAGAAGCAATGAGATGCAACTGTTCAACAGTCTGTAAAATGAAGTTAACGTTGCTTTTTCTTGCAAGCTACATTGCGCTGGGAACAGCAGTTCCAGAGAGAggtttgttcctgaacctggtaagATCCGTGGAAAGTCCACAGAGAACTACTTATGTTGGGCAATGCATTGGACATTAGCAATAAGGATGGTCATATGATAGAGATTACGCAGATAGCAAagagcagcacaatggcgcagcagtagacttgctgccctacagcgtcagagacccgggttcgatcctgactacgggtgctgtctgtgcagattttgtacgttctccctgtgaccacgtgggttttatccgggcgtTCCTGCTTccaaccacatcccaaagacatactggcctgtaggttaattggctcctgttaaTTGTATATAgtatgtagaatagaactagtgtatgggtgatatgggtcagtgtggactcggtgggccaaagggcctgtttccgcgctgtatctctaaactcaactaaactaaacaagttagAGATTTCCTATGAGTTTGTCCTTAATAACTTCAGCAAAATCTTCTTCAGGGATTCCAATATCTATAGGATTTAAGTTACAGTAGGGTGATAAGACtttttttcatagaaacatgtTTTCTACATTAAATAAACCAGGGCAACTAAAATTGAATTTGCCACAAGGGTTTGGTTGTAAGAAAATGATTGGATGTTCATTCAGTAAAAGATCCCAATTGAAAATTGATGGTtgtttaattaaaattattttataaaaCATTCTATAGGTGTATTGATTATAACAGCGACCTGGTTTACACATGTTTTATATGATCCAGCGGCCAAGAGTGGACGCAAAAAGGGGATcatataggactagtgtgaacaggtgatgaaTGGTGATATTTAGGGATTAGGGATTATGGATTAGGGATTACTCTCctacattttaaggataagagggaagtcttttaggaccaagatgagaaaatcatttttacacagagagtggtgaatctgtggaattctctgccacagaaaatagttgaggccagttcattggctatatttaagagggagttagatgtggcccttgtggctaaagggatcagggggtatggagagaaggcagggatgggatactgagttggatgatcagccatgatcatattgaatggcggtgcaggctagaagggccggatagcctactcctgcacctattttctatgtttctatgtttctatggtgggcgcagactcggtgggccaagcggcctgtttccatgctgtatcaaatTGAATTTGAATGATGATATCGAAAATAGTCAATATCATGAAGTGGAATGGTAGAATAGGAGGGGAATTGATAATAATATTGGAGAGAATACAGTTGGATTAAATGAGTATAAATGGGCGATTGAGTGTTGCCAtcgacggtgggctgaaggactggtttccatgctgcatgtctcTATAATAATAAAATATGTCTTGTTTTCATTAAGGGAAATGGAGAGCTTTGCGTTGGAAGCTTTCAGTGCAAGAGCCATTGCTGTCAAAGAGACACTGGACTGAGTCTTGCAAGGTGTGCCAGTAAAGgtgctgaaagaagctcctgcCTCGAATCATGTAGGTGGTCAACATTACTTTCACTCATTAAAATTGCAAAGAAATAACAGCAATATTCAAGAAAATATGTACAGGAAAAAATATCTTGCATTTCGTTCCATTATTGAAACCTGGTATTTATTGTTACGGCTGAATTTTGCTAAACACGATAAATTAAGACACCTTTGGGTTACAAGAGATATTTCAATAATAATAGATTTTATGACATACTGATATCGATATTTTGTGGTGTAAAATATGCttttacattaattttgcaaCATCAATTTATTCTAATTATAATAAGGAGAAAGGTATTGCATTCATTTCCTGAGAGTGAAATGTCCCAAACTGCTTCACACTCATTTAAGTGTTTCTGAAGTAATCTGGTGTTGGGAATGCAACTGCTAATTTGCATAAAATAAGGTCCTGCAAACAGCAAGCTGATAATGACCAAGTAATTTGTTTTTCTTTGGAAAAATAAATGTCATTGCAGAAGCCTGTGAGCTctcttggtttttttttctcaaatgaTATTGCCCAATCTGTTATACCTCTCCCAGAACAGCAAACAGGGCCTTTCTCTGCTCTGTTCTGTGCGATCACTGCTGAGTCATTGCTGGCCATCTCTAATGAGAAGGCATTGATGTGTTGCAAACTTCAGTTGCTGCTGTTCAGAAGTGAGAGTTTCCTCTCGTCCAGTTGCCAGATCATCTCTACAAGACCAGAAGACAAATgagcagaattacaccattcggcccatcgagtcaactctgccattcagtcatggctgatcaattttactctcaaccccattctcctgccttctcaccttaaTCTTTGATGCTCTTACATATCAAGAgcatccactttaaaaatacccaatgacttggcctccaccatcgtctgtggcaatgaattccacagattctccaccctctggacATAGCCAAAGAGCATCATTGGGTGTAGAAATTAGATGGTATAGAAACtccagcaaggaaacaagccctgcagcccaaacagtccttgccgaccaagttgccccgtctacgctagtcccatacccctctaaacctttcctatctatgtacttgtccaaatgtctattaaatgctgTTACTGCACCTGTCtcacctatctcctctggcacctcgttccatatacccaccaccctaagtgtggaaaaagttgcctctgaggttctttcccctctcactctgAACCTTGGCCCTCCAGTTCATGATTCCTCTAACCTGGGGGGGAAAaaacaccctatctattcccctcgtgatttgatACGCCTATATcagttcacccctcagcctcctgcactccaaggaataaagtcctagcctgcctaacctgtccaactatcttttaaatattgttagtgTATCTGCCTCAAATTCCTCCTTTGGCAGCATTCGACAGGTCCACCACCGTCTCTGTGAAAACGTTgctctcaggctcctattaaaacttttccagCTAATGGggacacagtgacgcagcggtagaattgctgcatttcagcgccagagaccgggttcgatcctgactctgggtgctgtctgcacagagtttgtacattatttctgtgaccacgggggttttctcctggtgctctagtttcctcccacactccaaatatgtacaggtttgtaagttaattgactttggtaagttcctcgtgtgttggatagtgttcatgtacatggatcgctggtcggcacgaacagtAGGGTCAAAGTTTCTGCActgtctaaaatctaaagcctAAAGTGATCGCAGCTAATCCATCTCGACATGCATTAATCTCGGATGGGCTGAAGAAAAATAGTTAACTGCCGTCTATggccgattgattgattgattaattaattaatattgaGATTGTGTCTGTCTTTTCAGCTCTTGTATAATGTTTATTACAAATGTCCCTGCGAAGGTGGCCTAAAATGTGACGGTGATAAATCGATCATCGGATCCATAACCAACACGAACTTTGGTACTtgcaaggaccccaacagtattGCGTAAGCAGTCCAAACAGAAAATGCAATAAAGATCTTTCCTCCATCATCATACTTCACTTGTCTCAATGCCAACTTGTAATGCCTACGCCTGAATGTCACAAATACGGCTCTAATCAAAACATGAACGTAAAGTTGAAAATGATGCAGCTCTCTGATCTCCTGAGGTTTTGccatcatatttcatcttttaaaaaaaagccatCGTTTTACTAATTAAATCCAAGAATGCTACTGCTTTTAATAATTCATCCTATTGCAGCTCGCCTCAAATCTAGTATCTTTTCAAATGCCTAATTGCTGTTAGATCTTTGCATATGAAATGTAACGCGCTTTTGTACAAAGAAAAAGGTGCTGCAACAGGAGATTTAGTGTCCAGTATTAATCACTAAATTAGACCTTTTAAGTTGGTACAACCGAATTGGACTAAATTAGTTATATTTCAGTACATTTAAAATGCAGCTCATTTTCATCTGTACCTTTTAATCCATACCTTTCAGTTACATTAAGGTGACATTGTTAAAggaaattattccattctttagtttagtttagtgtttagttttgagatagacGCACGGAAGCAGGCCGCTcggcgaccagcgattcccgcatattaacactatcctacacacacgagggacaatttttacatttaccaaggcaattaacctacatgcctgtacgtctttggaggagaaaacccacgcaggtcacggggagaaagtacaacctccgtacagacagcacatgtagtcgggatcaaaccctgatctccggtgctgcattcgctgcaaggcggcaactctaacgctgcgccaccgtgccgcactttctTTTGACAATTATAATAAAGATTTATGCAGTTATGATGAAATCGCTTACACTGGTGGTTGCAACTTACAATGTGTATTTGTTGCTTTACCAACTAAGCAGTTTTAACTTGAAATTAATTAAATCACATTTAAGTAAGTTCAAggatagatacaaggaactgcagttactggtttacataaaaagaaagaaagtgctggagtaaatctatGGGGCAGGCAGTTtctttggagaatgtggataggtgatgttatgggTTGGGACTTCTTCAAATTACATTTGATTTGATCATGAATAGTTTACAGGTTGTGAACAGCTAGTAATAATGGATGTAATTGTAGAGATCAGTGGACAGCCAATGTGCATTAGTAAAGAGTGTGCATTAGGTTTAGGTTAGGTTATTATAGACAAtatgcaataggtgcaggagtaggccattcggcccttcgagccagcaccgccattcattgtgatcaaggctgatcatccacaatcagtaccccgttcctgtcttttgtattgaggtacagtgaaaagctttgttaagcatgctatccaaacagatgagaTATACAGTCAAGTCAAAATCAAAAactctatctcctctggcagctctttccatatacccatcaccctctttgtgaaaaagttgcccctcagattcctatgaaatcttcccTTTCTCACCTTATAcctgtgtcctctgattcttgattcccatacactGTGTAAtgcgttcaccctatctattcctatcTTGATTTTATACTCCTTTTTAAGATCACCTCAGCCTCCtgacctccaaggaataaagtcctagcctgcccaacctctccctgtaagtccccactgagtcctggcaacatccttgtaaatcttccctgcactctttccaacttaactcACAACTTGTCTGCAGCCTTTTATATTCTGTGTGCAGCCTATTGACATTCATTGcacaactttcctgttcatcctTTTGTCATCAGCGAATTTAGCAACtttcattatgggccgaagggcctgttgctgtgctatattgttctatcGCTTAATAGTCAAACCAGTCTAATGTTTTGATCAACCAGAATTCAATACATCTCCAAGGTCCAACTTCCTATTTTCCTTGGGATTGGGGGACTATTGGTTAAAATATTCTGGAACAATGTCAAGCCATTTGGAAATTGGATTGGAAAGGAGCCAGAGAAATGAAAGATACATTTCCTATTGCTGACCTATTAAGGATTCTAATTTAAATTAATTCAGAATTTACTTTGTTTTTCCATAGTACTTATCTAAATCATATTTTGGGGGAAGATAGATTGATTAGAACAGCGTATGTCATTTAAATGAAGGGTGCACATCTTTGAGTACATAAATGGATGTGATTCTACACCACTCCTGAGGCAATGAAGAATGAGAGTCAATTATAAACCTCCGCTGTACGTACTGTATTACAAACACATTTAATATTGCCGTTGGATAAATCAAGGTACAACATTCTCCTCCCAACCATCGCTCACCACTGTCGACACAAGAAAGAAATAGATGTGTATTTGTAAAACATTTTTTGTCATCTTAAGTTTTATTAAGTACCCTTTCTTCATTTTTTTCTGAAACTGAAGTCCATCAGGAAAATGCAACAGGCTACTTACTGTATGTAGCATGGCCCCTTAAGTTGCAAAACAATAAATTTGCTCAAAAGAAAACAAGACATTGGGGCAGAGTCAGCAACAGGACGATTCAAACGTGTTCTTCCGTGAGTCATTATCATAATCAAAAGTCAAGAGAATTTAGTTGTTAAATGTACCggtaatggaacaattaaattcttacgtgCTGCAACTTAAAGGCCCATTAACACAAgagcacacagataaatatatagaacaatcaataatacaataaaataaCATTCAATAATACTAGGTAagcataatagtgcaaaattggAGTCTGTAGTATGACCAAGACAAAAGTCCATGGAAGTTTATAATCACTGATGTTAgcattgtgcagtgttcaagagtctgatgcttacttggaagaagctgttcttaaacctggaggtcacgtttctcaggctcctttaccttcttcccgatggtaggagcgagatgagagcgtggccaaggtggtgtgggtctttgataatattggctgtct
Proteins encoded in this window:
- the LOC129708537 gene encoding colipase-like, whose amino-acid sequence is MRCNCSTVCKMKLTLLFLASYIALGTAVPERGLFLNLGNGELCVGSFQCKSHCCQRDTGLSLARCASKGAERSSCLESCRWSTLLSLIKILLYNVYYKCPCEGGLKCDGDKSIIGSITNTNFGTCKDPNSIA